A stretch of Henckelia pumila isolate YLH828 chromosome 4, ASM3356847v2, whole genome shotgun sequence DNA encodes these proteins:
- the LOC140863749 gene encoding D-xylose-proton symporter-like 2, with protein sequence MDSENGKDPKTSGHSDGVLQPLLRSEREDFTVVSAILPFLFPAFGGLLYGYDIGATSSATISIQSASSSGISWYNLSSVEVGLVTSGSLYGALIGSILAFNVADFLGRRRELILSSLMYLIGALITAFAPAFVVLVIGRFIYGIGIGLAMHAAPMYIAETAPSQIRGLLISLKEFFIVLGMLMGYIAGSLLVETVSGWRIIYGISSPLSLIMGIGMWWLPPSPRWILLQAVQGKGDMQGLRDSAITCLCRLRGEAIGDSACLKVDDILSELSQMQEEHEASIAEIFQGKCLKALQIGGGLVVFQQITGQPSVLYYATSIFQSAGFSAASDATKVSVLLGFLKLVMTGVAVLVVDRLGRRPLLLGGVSGIVISLFFLGSYYTYLDDIPAVAVIALLIYVGCYQLSFGPIGWLMISEVFPLRLRGRGLSIAVLLNFGANALVTFAFSPLKELVGAGVLFFIFGGIAVLALIFIFFIIPETKGLSLEEIEAKLL encoded by the exons ATGGATTCTGAGAATGGAAAG GATCCAAAAACTTCAGGTCACAGCGATGGCGTGCTGCAGCCCCTTTTGAGAAGTGAACGCGAGGATTTTACGGTGGTTTCAGCCATTCTTCC GTTCTTGTTCCCTGCTTTTGGCGGACTACTCTATGGATATGACATTGGAGCCACATCCTCTGCTACTATCTCTATTCAG TCTGCCAGTTCAAGTGGGATTTCATGGTATAATTTGTCATCAGTGGAAGTTGGTCTTGTG ACCAGTGGCTCATTGTATGGTGCATTGATAGGCTCAATTTTGGCATTTAATGTGGCCGACTTTCTTG GAAGGAGGAGGGAACTAATTCTTTCCTCCCTGATGTACCTTATTGGGGCTCTGATAACAGCTTTTGCTCCTGCTTTTGTTGTTTTGGTGATTGGGCGTTTCATTTATGGAATAGGGATTGGATTG GCAATGCATGCTGCTCCAATGTATATTGCCGAAACAGCTCCAAGTCAAATACGGGGACTGCTAATTTCCCTTAAGGAATTTTTTATTGTTCTTGGGATGCTT ATGGGCTATATAGCCGGTAGTCTTTTGGTCGAGACAGTTTCAGGCTGGCGCATCATCTATGGAATTAGTTCTCCTTTGTCACTCATCATGGGAATTGGGATGTGGTGGCTGCCGCCGTCACCTAGATGGATTCTTCTGCAAGCTGTACAGGGAAAAGGAGACATGCAGGGTTTAAGAGATTCTGCTATTACTTGCTTGTGTCGGCTGAGAGGGGAAGCTATTGGTGATTCGGCATGTCTAAAGGTTGATGACATTTTATCGGAACTTTCTCAAATGCAAGaagagcatgaagcttctataGCTGAGATATTTCAGGGAAAATGCTTGAAAGCACTTCAAATTGGTGGTGGGCTTGTTGTATTTCAGCAG ATAACAGGGCAACCAAGTGTCTTGTACTATGCCACATCAATTTTTCAG AGCGCAGGATTTTCTGCAGCATCAGATGCAACAAAGGTCTCAGTTCTTCTTGGTTTCCTGAAG CTGGTTATGACCGGGGTAGCCGTTCTAGTTGTTGATAGATTGGGGAGACGACCTCTGCTCCTTGGCGGTGTATCTGGTATT GTAATCTCCCTATTTTTCTTGGGATCTTATTACACTTACCTAGATGACATACCTGCCGTGGCTGTCATTGCCTTGCTCATATATGTTGGATGTTACCAG TTATCATTTGGTCCCATTGGTTGGCTGATGATTTCAGAAGTGTTTCCCCTGCGTCTAAGAGGACGAGGATTAAGCATAGCAGTTCTACTGAATTTTGGCGCAAATGCGCTTGTGACCTTTGCGTTTTCTCCTCTGAAG GAGTTGGTTGGAGCTGGGGTTCTATTTTTCATATTCGGGGGCATAGCAGTGTTGGCACTCATATTCATCTTCTTTATTATACCAGAGACAAAAGGGCTTTCCCTTGAAGAAATTGAGGCTAAACTGCTTTAA